A stretch of the Medicago truncatula cultivar Jemalong A17 chromosome 5, MtrunA17r5.0-ANR, whole genome shotgun sequence genome encodes the following:
- the LOC120580552 gene encoding binding partner of ACD11 1 — protein sequence MAAKGFTLGKDAVNKAKTFDEKLQLSSKASVTVASIDQKLGLSEKIGAGASVVGDKVREVDQKFLVSEKTKSAFAAAEQTVSTAGSAIMKNRYVLTGASWVTGAFNRVSKAAVEVSQKTKEKVENAEQQEKRQVEDQYAQVLSEPSKAAAASEQ from the coding sequence ATGGCAGCCAAAGGCTTTACCTTAGGCAAAGATGCTGTCAACAAAGCAAAGACTTTTGATGAGAAGCTCCAGTTATCATCAAAAGCCTCCGTAACAGTTGCATCTATTGACCAAAAACTTGGGCTTAGTGAGAAAATAGGTGCTGGTGCTTCAGTTGTGGGTGATAAAGTTCGAGAAGTGGATCAAAAGTTTCTCGTTTCCGAAAAGACAAAATCAGCATTTGCAGCTGCGGAACAGACAGTCAGCACCGCTGGTTCTGCCATAATGAAGAATCGCTATGTACTTACTGGGGCCTCTTGGGTAACGGGTGCTTTTAACAGGGTTTCTAAGGCAGCTGTGGAAGTAAgccaaaaaacaaaagagaaagtgGAGAATGCAGAACAGCAAGAGAAGCGACAGGTTGAAGATCAGTATGCACAGGTCCTTTCCGAGCCCTCAAAAGCAGCAGCAGCAAGTGAGCAGTAG
- the LOC11430978 gene encoding binding partner of ACD11 1 has translation MSIKTVKVGNVSLGATERDIQEFFSFSGDIAYVELRSHDERSQTAYVTFKDSQGAETAVLLSGATIVDLSVNITLDPDYQLPPEALVSPVSESKTPGGADSALRKAEDVVTSMAAKGFILGKDAVNKAKTFDEKLQLSSKASATVASVDQKLGLSDKIGAGASVVSDKVREVDQKFLVSEKTKSAFAAAEQTVSTAGSAIMKNRYVLTGASWVTGAFNRVSKAAVEVGQKTKEKVENAEQQEKRQVEDQYAQVLSEPSKAAAAASEQQSSKPGPAPAQGLIL, from the exons ATGTCG aTAAAAACCGTTAAAGTCGGCAATGTTTCCTTGGGAGCAACCGAGCGGGACATTCAagagttcttttctttttctgggGACATTGCATATGTTGAACTACGGAG TCATGATGAACGATCGCAAACTGCTTATGTTACCTTCAAGGATTCACAGGGAGCTGAGACTGCAGTATTGCTATCG GGAGCAACAATAGTCGACCTGTCAGTTAATATAACTCTGGATCCAGATTACCAGCTTCCACCTGAGGCCCTGGTTTCACCC GTAAGTGAAAGCAAAACTCCTGGTGGTGCTGACTCTGCTTTGCGGAAGGCAGAGGATGTAGTCACCAGCATGGCAGCCAAAGGCTTTATCTTAGGCAAAGATGCTGTCAACAAAGCAAAGACTTTTGATGAGAAGCTCCAGTTATCATCGAAAGCCTCAGCAACAGTTGCATCTGTTGACCAAAAACTCGGGCTTAGTGACAAAATAGGTGCTGGTGCTTCAGTTGTGAGTGATAAAGTTCGAGAAGTGGATCAAAAGTTTCTGGTTTCAGAAAAGACAAAATCAGCATTTGCAGCTGCGGAACAGACAGTCAGTACCGCTGGTTCTGCCATAATGAAGAATCGCTATGTACTTACTGGGGCCTCTTGGGTAACGGGTGCTTTTAACAGGGTGTCTAAGGCAGCTGTGGAAGTAGGTcagaaaacaaaagagaaagtgGAGAATGCAGAACAGCAAGAGAAGCGACAGGTTGAAGATCAGTATGCACAGGTCCTTTCCGAACCCTCaaaagcagcagcagcagcaagtGAGCAGCAGTCTTCCAAGCCTGGTCCTGCTCCTGCTCAGGGTTTGATCCTTTGA
- the LOC11424830 gene encoding syntaxin-22 → MSFQDLESGRRNLINGKQNPTQAVASGVFQINTAVSTFQRLVNTLGTPKDTPELREKLHKTRLHIGQLVKDTSDKLKQASEIDHHADVNATKKIADAKLAKDFQAVLKEFQKAQRLAAERETAYTPFVPHEDQPSSYTGSEVGVSSDKSQERHAFLLESRRQEVISLDNEISFNEAIIEEREQGIQEIQQQIGEVNEIFKDLAVLVHEQGAMIDDIGSNIENSHEATAQAKSQLVQASKTQRSSSSLACLLMVIFGVVLLIIIIVVAA, encoded by the exons ATGAGTTTTCAAGACTTAGAATCCGGCCGGCGAAACCTAATCAACGGCAAACAAAACCCGACGCAAGCGGTTGCTTCCGGCGTATTTCAGATCAACACCGCCGTCTCCACTTTTCAGAGACTCGTTAACACTCTCGGAACTCCTAAAGACACGCCCGAACTCCGAGAGAAACT GCACAAGACGAGACTTCATATTGGACAATTGGTGAAGGATACTTCGGATAAACTTAAACAAGCTAGTGAAATTGATCATCATGCTGATGTTAAT GCAACCAAGAAGATAGCAGATGCTAAATTGGCGAAAGATTTTCAGGCAGTGTTGAAAGAATTTCAGAAGGCACAACGTCTTGCAGCTGAGAGGGAGACAGCTTACACTCCATTTGTTCCGCATGAAGATCAGCCATCCAG CTATACAGGCAGTGAAGTAGGTGTTAGTTCCGATAAAAGTCAAGAACGGCATGCCTTTCTTTTGGAATCCAGAAG ACAGGAGGTAATATCCTTAGATAATGAGATTTCCTTCAATGAGGCTATCATCGAGGAAAGAGAACAAGGCATTCAAGAAATCCAGCAGCAGATAGGTGAAGTAAATGAGATCTTCAAAGATCTTGCTGTGCTTGTTCATGAGCAAGGAGCAATGATTG ATGATATTGGGTCCAACATTGAGAATTCTCATGAAGCCACTGCCCAGGCGAAATCGCAACTTGTTCAAGCTTCAAAGACACAAAGATCAAGTTCATCTTtg GCGTGCTTGCTTATGGTGATATTTGGAGTCGTgcttctcatcatcatcattgttgTTGCTGCTTAG
- the LOC11420552 gene encoding protein SAMBA isoform X1 — protein MNSSSPAHSSISTTAVVGGGVGGMSNAAVSVDDFHFPYDHISTEERKDEAMLVLKSDLMAALDKEVKSLDEDNWKFEGPRSRIHLVSRRGGGHLHRPTEISKNWNFTPPK, from the exons ATGAACAGTTCATCACCGGCTCATTCATCAATTTCAACGACGGCGGTCGTGGGCGGCGGAGTCGGAGGTATGAGCAACGCCGCCGTTTCCGTTGACGATTTTCATTTTCCTTATGATCACATTTCAACAGAAGAGCGAAAAGATGAAGCCATGCTAG TGCTAAAGTCGGATCTTATGGCTGCACTTGACAAGGAGGTTAAATCCCTGGATGAAGATAACTGGAAATTTGAAGGACCTCGTTCTCGGATTCACCTTGTATCACGTCGAGGTG GTGGTCATCTCCATAGGCCCACAGAAATTTCAAAGAATTGGAATTTTACTCCACCGAAATAG
- the LOC11420552 gene encoding protein SAMBA isoform X2, whose product MNSSSPAHSSISTTAVVGGGVGGMSNAAVSVDDFHFPYDHISTEERKDEAMLVLKSDLMAALDKEVKSLDEDNWKFEGPRSRIHLVSRRGGHLHRPTEISKNWNFTPPK is encoded by the exons ATGAACAGTTCATCACCGGCTCATTCATCAATTTCAACGACGGCGGTCGTGGGCGGCGGAGTCGGAGGTATGAGCAACGCCGCCGTTTCCGTTGACGATTTTCATTTTCCTTATGATCACATTTCAACAGAAGAGCGAAAAGATGAAGCCATGCTAG TGCTAAAGTCGGATCTTATGGCTGCACTTGACAAGGAGGTTAAATCCCTGGATGAAGATAACTGGAAATTTGAAGGACCTCGTTCTCGGATTCACCTTGTATCACGTCGAG GTGGTCATCTCCATAGGCCCACAGAAATTTCAAAGAATTGGAATTTTACTCCACCGAAATAG
- the LOC11424831 gene encoding LOW QUALITY PROTEIN: mitogen-activated protein kinase kinase 10 (The sequence of the model RefSeq protein was modified relative to this genomic sequence to represent the inferred CDS: deleted 4 bases in 2 codons; substituted 1 base at 1 genomic stop codon), whose product MTSVIRRRHGQALRLSLPKPQITHSSHSFPNQTRMPSLISSPSSHGIRSLSDLEKVAVLGHGNGGIGYRVHHKKSNSFYALKILNFDQDGIAFHQPPTFEAEILKRVDSPYIVRCHAVCYIPTYVAPTLQTKGVFGDLSFVMEXMEGGSLHDILQQHHRLPEEVICVLARNALEGLNYLHGMNIVHRDIKPSNLFLNEKGEVKIAYFGVSHVIEGIFEANDMNSTCAYMSSERFDLERWGGEKVTFAYLTMLEMAS is encoded by the exons ATGACATCGGTTATCAGAAGAAGACACGGGCAAGCTCTAAGGCTTTCATTACCTAAACCTCAAATTACACATTCTTCTCATAGTTTCCCTAACCAAACCCGCATGCCATCTTTGATTTCATCACCATCCTCTCATGGTATCAGAAGCCTCTCAGACCTTGAAAAAGTAGCAGTACTTGGCCATGGAAATGGTGGAATAGGGTACAGAGTTCATCACAAGAAGAGTAATTCATTTTatgcattgaaaattttaaactttGATCAAGATGGTATTGCATTTCACCAACCACCAACATTTGAAGCTGAGATTCTCAAAAGA GTTGATTCTCCTTATATTGTAAGGTGTCATGCAGTTTGTTACATTCCAAcatatgtagcaccgacacttcagaCTAAAGGCGTGTTTGGTGACCTTAGTTTTGTTATGGAATAAATGGAAGGAGGGTCATTGCATGATATCTTGCAACAGCATCACAGGCTTCCTGAGGAGGTGATTTGTGTATTGGCAAGGAATGCTTTGGAAGGGCTAAACTATTTGCATGGTATGAACATTGTTCATAGAGATATTAAACCTTCAAATTTGTTTCTGAATGAAAAAGGGGAGGTGAAAATAGCATATTTTGGAGTTAGTCATGTGATTGAAGGGATATTTGAAGCAAATGATATGAAT AGTACATGTGCATACATGAGTTCAGAAAGATTTGATCTTGAAAGATGGGGTGGTGAAAAGGTAACGTTTGCTTACCTCACTATGCTAGAAATGGCGTCATAG
- the LOC11420553 gene encoding heat shock factor protein HSF8, whose amino-acid sequence MDGASGGSGGGEGSATQIPAPTPMQNANAPPPFLSKTYDMVDDPSTDAIVSWSATNNSFVVWDPPEFARDLLPKFFKHNNFSSFVRQLNTYGFRKVDPDRWEFANEGFLRGQKQLLKSISRRKPAHGHTQQQAQQPHGQSSSVGACVEVGKFGLEEEVERLKRDKNVLMQELVRLRQQQQTTDSQLQTMVQRLQGMEQRQQQMMSFLAKAVQSPGFFAQFVQQQNDSNRRITEVNKKRRLKQDGIAETTEQATPPDGQIVKYQPMMNDTAKAMLRKIMKWDTPRVESFNKNPDNYLIGDGTSPSSAMDSNSSTSWNSGVTLQEVPPSSVQSTQFPVATGTQGHIPSSEKPEILSVPQAAASANVMKDGTHAASTIPTSQADVIMPDIPSVPEIVPKSILDIPENDYMAPETDDGFMDPSSLGSLPIDLDCLSPGADIDDLLSSSIWDDLLQTPIPEDFEANIDEISRGNEVQPTENGWDNNTQPLDQLTEQMGLLSSDAKRI is encoded by the exons ATGGATGGAGCAAGCGGCGGCAGTGGCGGCGGAGAGGGTTCAGCCACCCAAATACCGGCGCCGACACCGATGCAAAACGCGAACGCACCTCCACCGTTTTTGAGCAAAACGTATGACATGGTGGATGATCCTTCAACGGATGCGATTGTTTCATGGAGCGCAACCAACAACAGTTTCGTTGTTTGGGACCCGCCGGAATTCGCTAGAGACCTTCTGCCGAAGTTTTTCAAGCATAACAATTTCTCAAGCTTCGTGAGACAGTTGAATACTTAT GGTTTCAGGAAGGTCGACCCAGACCGTTGGGAATTTGCAAATGAGGGCTTTTTGAGGGGTCAAAAGCAATTGCTTAAGAGTATTAGTCGAAGAAAACCTGCCCATGGTCATACTCAACAACAGGCTCAGCAACCGCATGGACAGAGTTCATCAGTTGGGGCATGTGTAGAAGTCGGAAAATTTGGGCTTGAGGAAGAGGTTGAGAGGCTTAAAAGAGATAAGAATGTTCTCATGCAAGAGCTTGTGAGGTTGAGACAGCAGCAACAAACCACCGACAGCCAGCTGCAAACAATGGTTCAGCGGCTTCAAGGAATGGAGCAACGACAACAGCAAATGATGTCATTCCTTGCCAAGGCCGTCCAAAGCCCTGGTTTCTTTGCTCAGTTTGTGCAACAGCAAAATGACAGCAATAGGCGCATAACTGAAGTCAACAAAAAGCGTCGGCTCAAGCAGGATGGTATTGCTGAAACAACAGAGCAAGCTACCCCTCCTGATGGACAAATTGTTAAATATCAACCTATGATGAATGATACAGCAAAAGCAATGCTAAGGAAGATCATGAAATGGGATACTCCTCGTGTAGAATCTTTCAATAAAAACCCTGATAATTACTTGATTGGCGATGGTACTTCACCATCCAGTGCAATGGACAGTAATAGCTCTACAAGCTGGAACTCTGGAGTAACTCTTCAAGAGGTTCCTCCATCTTCAGTGCAGTCTACTCAATTTCCAGTGGCAACAGGGACTCAAGGACACATCCCCTCATCAGAAAAACCTGAAATTCTATCTGTACCTCAAGCTGCAGCATCTGCAAATGTTATGAAGGATGGAACACATGCAGCATCGACTATCCCGACTTCTCAAGCAGATGTTATAATGCCTGATATACCTTCAGTACCAGAGATTGTGCCAAAAAGTATTCTTGATATACCTGAAAACGATTATATGGCTCCCGAGACAGATGATGGATTTATGGATCCGAGTTCACTTGGATCATTACCCATTGATTTGGATTGTCTTTCACCCGGTGCAGACATTGATGATTTGTTAAGCAGTTCTATTTGGGATGATCTTCTGCAAACTCCAATTCCAGAGGATTTTGAGGCCAACATAGACGAGATATCCAGAGGGAATGAGGTGCAGCCAACAGAAAATGGATGGGACAATAATACTCAACCCCTGGATCAACTAACAGAGCAGATGGGTCTTCTTTCTTCTGATGCCAAAAGAATTTAA